Part of the Methanobacterium bryantii genome, CTTTGACAAGTTTCATCTTTGTTTCATTATCTTTAACAATCTTAAAACGCCATGGATGTGCATTGCAGCCGGAAGGCGCAAGTCTTGCAGCTTTTATTAATTCTGTTATATGCTCCTCTGGAAGGGATTTGTCCTTGAATTTCCTTATACTTTTCCGG contains:
- a CDS encoding nitroreductase family protein, whose protein sequence is MLTTKNAIENRKSIRKFKDKSLPEEHITELIKAARLAPSGCNAHPWRFKIVKDNETKMKLVKEPTIKLLLVRPQLY